In Spirochaetota bacterium, the genomic window AGCCATGTAGTAAGCATATTTGATTAGACCAACATGGCTGGTAATTCCCAATTTTGCCATGATGTTTGATTTGTGGTTGCGTACAGTTTTTTCGCTTATTTGCAACATCTTTGCAATCTCTTTAGTTGAGTGTTCTTTTGCAATCAGTTTCAAAATTTCTTGTTCCCGTTTTGTCAACGCAGATAATCTTCTTGAAGTTTTATTCTTTACCATTATATCTTCAAGCACTTCATCGGGCAACTGCGGAGCATAAAAGCTATTGTGAACCATGACATGAAAAATTGCAGCCACTAGATGGGAAATTGCAATTGATTTTGACAGGAAAGCAGAAGCACCTGCTGCCAATGCACTGGCGGCAAGAGTTTCATTAAAATACCCTGAAAGTATGATGATCTTTGCATTTGGTACAATTTTTAAAATATTTTTGCTTGCCTCTATCCCATTTTCATTTCTAAGCCGCACATCCACAATACACACATCAGGCCTGGATGATTTTATAGCTTCAGAAGCCGATGATATATTTTCAGATGTGCCTACAACTTCAATATTATCAACAAGCTCCAAACTCTGAGCCAGGGTATCCCGCACCAGGTTTTCATCCTCTATGATAAAGACCCTTATAAGTTCAGGTACAATTGCCATATATTTAATCCAAATTTGTTTTTTTATTTTTTTGCATTTTATTATACATCAAAGATTATTTTAGTCAATAGGCAAATGTCCTAATTAATTATCGTTTTTAATAAAAAATCTTTTTTATTGTTGTAAGTCAAATTTTATAAACTTCATGCTCACTTTTCCCAATAATTAAGAAGTTTACCCTCCATAATGTAGTAATGTACTTTTTTAAGGTGCTGAATTCTATTATGAAAGGATTTACTAAATAACTTTAATTTATATAGAAAGATTGCAACTAACTGGTAGAATAGTACACTATAGGTATCTTTTAGCAATATACTTATCACTCACAAACACATTCTTTTATGTTTTTTACAGTAACATAATGCAATTACAATGCTCTTTAAATTATTTATAATTAACTGGATTATAATACTATGGAAAGGTTACATACTGCAAATAGAATAACAGCTTTAACTGTCACTACATTGGGGTCATTGCTTACTTCATGCATGGGATCCTCAATCAACATTGCACTCCCAATTATAGGCAAGGAATTTTCAATTGATGCTATTGTATTAAGCTGGATTGCCACATCGTATCTTTTAGCTGCAGCTATATTTCTTGTTCCCTTTGGTCGTCTTGCAGACATGTACGGCAGAAAGAAAATTTTTACTTACGGTATTTTTCTCTATACACTATCGTCATTCCTTACGGCAATTGCCCAATCAGCTTTTGTTCTTATTATATTCAGAGTACTTCAGGGAATAAGCGGGGCAATGATTTTCAGCACCGGCGCTGCTATGCTTATCTCAGTATTTCCACCTCAGCAACGTGGCAGGGTACTGGGTATTAATGTTTCCTCGGTTTACCTAGGACTTTCAACCGGTCCATTTTTAGGGGGTATTCTAACTCATCATTTAGGTTGGCGTAGTATTTTTGCAGTGAGTGTTTTTGTGGGTTTGCTAATACTTGCATTGATTTACCATAAACTTGAAGGTGAATGGGTTGAAGCTGATGGTGAAAATTTTGACTTTATAGGATCCTTAATTTACGCAATCGGTATAACTTTGATAATGATTGGATTTTCTATGTTGCCATCCATATTGGGAATATTCATGATATTAACTGGCATTTGTTGTGTTTTGGTTTTTATAAAATGGGAAATAAGTACTGAACATCCTGTTTTGGATATTAATCTTTTCAGGAATAATACTGTCTTTACATTTTCTAACATTGCTGCATTAATTAATTACAGTGCAACTTTTGCGGTAACATTTATTGTCAGCTTATATCTGCAATACATTAAAGCTATCAGTCCACAGAGTGCAGGGATGATTCTCATATCACAACCGGTAACAATGGCATTATTTTCACCACTAGCAGGTAGGTTGTCTGACAAAGTTCAACCACAGGTGATTGCCTCATCAGGAATGGTGTTTACAACAACAGGGCTTCTCTTATTAACTTTTTTACATTCTCATACTACATTACTGTACATCATCATATGTTTAATACTCATAGGGTTTGGAATAGCACTAT contains:
- a CDS encoding MFS transporter, coding for MERLHTANRITALTVTTLGSLLTSCMGSSINIALPIIGKEFSIDAIVLSWIATSYLLAAAIFLVPFGRLADMYGRKKIFTYGIFLYTLSSFLTAIAQSAFVLIIFRVLQGISGAMIFSTGAAMLISVFPPQQRGRVLGINVSSVYLGLSTGPFLGGILTHHLGWRSIFAVSVFVGLLILALIYHKLEGEWVEADGENFDFIGSLIYAIGITLIMIGFSMLPSILGIFMILTGICCVLVFIKWEISTEHPVLDINLFRNNTVFTFSNIAALINYSATFAVTFIVSLYLQYIKAISPQSAGMILISQPVTMALFSPLAGRLSDKVQPQVIASSGMVFTTTGLLLLTFLHSHTTLLYIIICLILIGFGIALFSSPNTNAVMSSVDKKYYGVASGTLGTMRLTGQAFSMGIVTLILALHMGRVKITPQYHVGFLKSSRLSFIIIYSVMFCWYICFTCTR
- a CDS encoding response regulator transcription factor; protein product: MAIVPELIRVFIIEDENLVRDTLAQSLELVDNIEVVGTSENISSASEAIKSSRPDVCIVDVRLRNENGIEASKNILKIVPNAKIIILSGYFNETLAASALAAGASAFLSKSIAISHLVAAIFHVMVHNSFYAPQLPDEVLEDIMVKNKTSRRLSALTKREQEILKLIAKEHSTKEIAKMLQISEKTVRNHKSNIMAKLGITSHVGLIKYAYYMAMI